In Fodinibius saliphilus, a genomic segment contains:
- a CDS encoding penicillin acylase family protein, with protein MKTLFRALLFIIILITGISGIAVYWTFYRPLPDYQTSIEQPTLREEVNIHWDSHGVPHIYADNKHDLYYSLGYAHAQDRLWQMTVSQMAAEGRFAEFLGKDLLEYDKLQRTIGFWRIAQRIESTLADSTRQLLQAYADGVNNYVKTHPKSLPIQFTLVDMSPIKWTVTHSIALARLMAWELNLAWKSELTYAYLAQHLDPQKFSDLLPNKNLTAQHSSLNSSHQWAKALIPLVQKNEQLNQLMGTEGSSVGSNAWAVSAKKSATDYPLLAGDPHLGLNMPGKWYEAHLNVNDQNLSGATLPGAPIVVLGQNDHLSWSLTNIMLDDTDFFQEAIHPQNPNQYLLDSLAGEPVYKNFELQKEVMKVKNEDDTLFTRRLTQHGPVVSKVFPEQKYIDDRVITMRWTGQEITNEIGALLTMNWATNFEEFQQGAQNFKVPGQHFIYADTAGNIARIASANIPIRNESPLLLRKGWKPSQDWQGFVPYNEMPSQINPERGWVANANNPPVGEEYPYYLSIYWEPDARYDRIRQYLNQDISLSAEAFQQMQNDSYSLYARDITQIILPILKNSKEYDFTTVISYLENWDYSYGPSETAASIMDVFLLRLSRNIYEDEMTTAIYKNFIKFSALPERSILYLLNNQSPFFDNINTPDTTETADQIITKSMSQAVQYLKGEFGEEPFEWRWEQLHTITLEPPLFGRAAESPNASTSLKLIVNNLFSSGPHAVYGHDMTINNGEYSWNDPFEMILGPSIRRVVDLSDMTRTFSILPSGQSENPLSQYYGDQTDSWLNGQYKFLYQDSTMLKESQYKTMKLMPTNQ; from the coding sequence ATGAAAACACTTTTTCGTGCGCTTCTTTTCATTATAATTCTCATAACGGGAATTAGTGGTATTGCCGTATACTGGACCTTCTACCGCCCACTGCCCGACTATCAAACCTCTATTGAGCAACCCACCCTCCGGGAAGAAGTTAACATCCATTGGGATTCGCATGGTGTTCCTCATATCTATGCTGATAACAAGCACGATCTTTACTACAGTCTGGGCTATGCCCATGCACAAGATCGCCTTTGGCAGATGACCGTATCCCAGATGGCCGCTGAAGGTCGATTTGCTGAATTTCTGGGTAAGGATCTTTTAGAATATGATAAGTTACAGCGCACTATCGGCTTCTGGCGTATTGCCCAAAGAATCGAATCAACACTGGCCGATTCAACCCGACAACTGCTACAAGCATATGCCGATGGGGTAAATAACTACGTAAAAACACACCCTAAAAGCTTACCCATACAATTTACCCTGGTAGATATGTCTCCCATAAAATGGACTGTTACCCATTCAATTGCATTGGCAAGGTTAATGGCCTGGGAGTTAAACCTTGCATGGAAATCAGAGCTTACCTATGCCTATTTGGCTCAACACCTGGACCCTCAAAAATTTTCAGATCTACTCCCAAACAAAAATTTAACTGCACAACATAGCTCTCTTAATAGTTCTCACCAGTGGGCCAAAGCCCTGATACCTCTCGTACAAAAAAATGAACAGCTCAATCAACTCATGGGCACCGAGGGTAGCTCTGTAGGTAGTAATGCATGGGCGGTAAGTGCAAAAAAATCGGCAACGGACTATCCTCTTCTGGCCGGTGATCCACATCTGGGACTTAATATGCCGGGAAAATGGTATGAAGCCCACCTGAATGTTAACGACCAAAACTTATCAGGTGCAACCCTGCCGGGTGCCCCGATAGTTGTACTAGGTCAAAACGACCACCTTTCCTGGTCTTTAACCAATATTATGCTGGATGACACCGACTTCTTTCAAGAAGCTATACATCCCCAAAATCCCAATCAATACCTACTTGATTCACTGGCCGGGGAGCCCGTGTACAAAAATTTTGAGCTTCAGAAAGAAGTAATGAAAGTTAAAAACGAGGATGATACGCTCTTTACACGCCGCCTCACACAACATGGTCCCGTGGTCTCAAAGGTCTTTCCTGAACAAAAATATATCGATGACCGCGTTATTACGATGCGCTGGACAGGTCAGGAGATCACCAATGAAATTGGAGCACTCCTTACAATGAACTGGGCAACAAATTTTGAGGAATTTCAACAGGGAGCACAAAATTTCAAAGTGCCCGGTCAACATTTTATTTATGCTGATACAGCCGGTAATATTGCACGCATTGCCTCAGCTAACATCCCGATCCGTAATGAAAGCCCACTACTTTTACGTAAAGGATGGAAACCTTCTCAAGATTGGCAAGGATTTGTCCCCTATAACGAAATGCCTTCACAGATCAATCCTGAACGAGGATGGGTTGCCAATGCCAACAACCCCCCTGTAGGTGAAGAGTATCCTTATTACTTATCGATCTACTGGGAACCTGATGCACGATATGACCGTATTCGGCAATATTTGAACCAAGATATTTCATTATCGGCAGAAGCATTTCAACAGATGCAAAATGACTCTTACTCTCTGTATGCCCGTGACATTACCCAAATCATTCTTCCCATTTTAAAAAATAGTAAGGAGTATGACTTTACCACCGTTATCTCATATCTCGAAAACTGGGACTATTCGTATGGGCCCTCAGAAACTGCTGCTTCGATAATGGATGTCTTTTTGCTGCGTTTAAGTAGAAATATTTATGAGGATGAGATGACAACCGCGATCTATAAAAACTTTATTAAATTTTCTGCACTGCCCGAACGTTCTATTCTTTATTTGCTGAATAACCAAAGTCCATTTTTTGATAATATAAATACACCGGATACCACAGAAACAGCTGATCAGATAATAACCAAAAGCATGAGCCAAGCCGTTCAATATCTAAAAGGTGAGTTTGGCGAAGAACCTTTTGAGTGGCGTTGGGAACAGCTGCATACCATCACATTGGAGCCCCCATTATTTGGACGTGCCGCCGAATCACCTAATGCTTCCACCTCCCTTAAACTTATTGTCAACAACCTTTTTAGTTCCGGCCCTCATGCCGTTTACGGCCATGATATGACCATCAACAATGGCGAATATAGCTGGAATGATCCTTTTGAAATGATATTAGGTCCCTCTATTCGCCGGGTAGTCGACCTATCTGATATGACTCGGACCTTCTCTATCCTACCAAGCGGACAATCGGAAAACCCCTTATCCCAATACTATGGTGATCAAACCGATAGTTGGCTAAATGGACAGTATAAATTTTTATACCAAGACAGTACCATGCTCAAAGAAAGTCAATATAAAACCATGAAACTGATGCCCACTAACCAATGA
- a CDS encoding 3-hydroxyacyl-CoA dehydrogenase family protein: MKKVAVIGGGTMGNGICHVFAMNGTSVNLIEMNQELADKALATIEKNLDRMVKKEKIDSAQKVETLENIETHTNTVEGVKDVDLVVEAVPENFELKKKVFGDVDKAAPDQAILASNTSSISITKLATTTSRPEQFIGMHFFNPVPVMKLVEIVRGLDTNQETVDTIEETAKLLNKNPVEVADYPGFVSNRVLMPMINEAIYCVYEGVAEPEDVDSVMKLGMAHPMGPLRLADFIGLDVCLDILNVLYEGFKDPKYRPCPLLVKMVDAGKLGDKTGEGFYEH; this comes from the coding sequence ATTAAAAAAGTAGCAGTTATTGGTGGCGGTACCATGGGTAACGGTATCTGCCATGTATTCGCCATGAATGGCACTTCTGTTAATCTAATAGAAATGAACCAGGAATTAGCAGATAAAGCGTTGGCAACGATTGAGAAGAACCTGGATCGAATGGTCAAAAAAGAGAAGATCGATTCAGCACAGAAAGTAGAGACCCTTGAGAATATAGAAACACATACCAATACGGTCGAGGGTGTTAAGGATGTAGATTTAGTTGTAGAAGCAGTTCCTGAAAACTTTGAGCTCAAAAAGAAGGTATTTGGTGATGTAGATAAAGCAGCACCTGATCAGGCCATTCTTGCCTCAAATACATCATCCATTTCGATTACAAAACTGGCTACAACAACTTCACGTCCCGAGCAATTTATTGGAATGCACTTTTTTAATCCGGTGCCGGTCATGAAGTTGGTTGAGATTGTGCGAGGACTCGATACCAACCAGGAAACAGTTGATACCATTGAAGAAACTGCAAAGCTGTTAAATAAAAATCCCGTAGAAGTAGCTGACTATCCCGGCTTTGTATCGAATCGTGTGCTGATGCCTATGATTAATGAAGCTATTTATTGTGTATACGAAGGTGTCGCTGAGCCTGAAGACGTTGATTCTGTGATGAAGCTGGGGATGGCACACCCCATGGGGCCACTTCGTTTGGCTGACTTTATCGGCTTGGATGTTTGCCTTGATATCCTGAATGTGTTGTATGAAGGATTTAAAGATCCCAAATACCGTCCTTGCCCATTACTGGTTAAGATGGTTGATGCCGGCAAACTGGGTGATAAGACGGGTGAAGGTTTTTATGAGCACTAG
- a CDS encoding threonine ammonia-lyase: protein METIQIPTPRQIEQAREKLGDKVRRTPVWQWKGEVAERLLGKGTKAFLKLELFQYAGSFKPRGALMNMLELSDEQLENGVTAVSAGNHAIAVAYAAQSVGTTAKVVMPKTANQFRIDRCKSQGAVVELVDDVHLAFERVKEIEKKEQRTFIHPFEGKETALGTATVGLELQQECPNLDAVIVPIGGGGLCAGIAAIIKQTVEDCAVYGVEPVGADSMSKSLEAGKPVEIDNVDTVAASLGAPHAAPYSFGLCKRFVDDVVTITDLKMAQMMRTMFEELKLAVEPAGASALAAATGPLADKIEGQNVGIIVCGTNIDTQSYQSILDSTK, encoded by the coding sequence ATGGAAACGATCCAGATACCGACACCTCGCCAGATTGAACAGGCCCGTGAAAAATTGGGGGATAAGGTCCGCCGAACGCCCGTTTGGCAGTGGAAAGGAGAGGTAGCTGAACGCCTATTAGGAAAGGGGACAAAGGCATTTCTGAAACTGGAACTTTTTCAATACGCCGGCAGCTTTAAACCGCGGGGAGCACTGATGAATATGCTGGAGCTTTCAGACGAACAGCTTGAAAATGGTGTTACCGCGGTAAGTGCCGGAAACCATGCTATTGCCGTTGCTTATGCTGCACAATCGGTGGGTACTACTGCTAAAGTAGTGATGCCGAAAACGGCAAATCAATTCCGTATAGACCGATGTAAGTCACAGGGTGCTGTTGTAGAGCTCGTTGATGATGTACACCTTGCATTTGAACGGGTTAAAGAGATCGAAAAGAAAGAGCAACGGACCTTTATTCATCCTTTTGAAGGAAAAGAAACAGCACTCGGTACGGCGACGGTGGGTTTGGAGCTACAGCAGGAGTGTCCCAATCTGGATGCTGTGATTGTACCCATTGGTGGGGGTGGACTTTGTGCCGGAATTGCAGCGATTATAAAGCAAACCGTCGAAGATTGTGCTGTATACGGCGTAGAACCTGTTGGCGCTGACAGCATGAGTAAAAGCCTGGAAGCGGGAAAGCCCGTAGAAATCGATAATGTGGATACGGTTGCTGCAAGTTTGGGTGCTCCGCATGCGGCACCATACAGCTTTGGATTATGTAAACGTTTTGTGGATGATGTGGTGACAATTACGGATCTAAAGATGGCGCAGATGATGCGGACGATGTTTGAGGAGTTAAAGCTGGCTGTTGAACCCGCCGGGGCTTCAGCATTAGCGGCGGCTACCGGTCCGCTCGCTGATAAGATCGAAGGCCAGAATGTCGGTATTATCGTATGTGGGACAAATATCGATACTCAAAGTTATCAGAGTATTCTTGATAGTACTAAATGA
- a CDS encoding threonine aldolase family protein, producing MIDLRSDTVTKPTSEMRKAMAEAEVGDDVFGEDPTVNRLEQKVASLFGFEAALFVPSGTMANQLSINVLTKQGDEVLIDKTGHIFNYESTAAAHLSSVLLKTLEGKKGKLSVDLLQNNVRGSHDWDPRTKVISLENTTNKGGGCCYKEEELNRIREFADNNDLKIHLDGARLWNAMTATGTDPIFYSTIADTLSVCFSKGLGAPVGSMVLSSKENIKKARRMRKMWGGGMRQIGILAAAADHAIEYHYPLLEEDHQRAKELAQTISSCSKLSIDIDSVETNILIFDVKEGDAESVIPHLEEKGVRIVPFGPKTLRATFHFQVMDEDLEKVEVAFKELFDE from the coding sequence ATGATTGACCTTAGAAGTGATACGGTAACAAAACCGACCTCGGAAATGCGCAAAGCCATGGCCGAGGCAGAGGTGGGCGATGATGTTTTTGGTGAAGACCCCACTGTTAATCGCCTGGAGCAAAAAGTAGCGTCATTATTTGGGTTCGAGGCCGCACTTTTCGTACCCAGTGGTACAATGGCAAATCAGCTGAGTATCAACGTACTTACTAAGCAGGGGGATGAAGTTTTGATCGATAAAACCGGACACATTTTTAATTATGAATCTACTGCTGCTGCTCACTTGTCTTCCGTACTATTGAAAACCCTGGAAGGGAAAAAGGGCAAACTTTCGGTAGACTTGCTTCAAAATAATGTAAGGGGCTCGCACGATTGGGATCCCAGGACAAAGGTGATTTCACTGGAGAATACCACCAACAAGGGCGGTGGTTGTTGTTACAAGGAAGAAGAACTAAATAGAATCCGTGAATTTGCAGATAATAATGATCTCAAGATACACCTGGATGGTGCACGACTCTGGAATGCGATGACGGCTACAGGTACCGACCCTATCTTCTACAGCACCATTGCAGATACGCTATCCGTTTGTTTTAGTAAAGGGTTGGGAGCTCCAGTGGGTTCGATGGTTTTATCTTCGAAGGAAAATATTAAGAAAGCTCGCAGAATGCGAAAGATGTGGGGCGGCGGGATGCGTCAAATCGGAATCTTAGCTGCCGCCGCTGATCATGCTATAGAATACCATTATCCACTGTTGGAAGAGGACCATCAGCGTGCGAAGGAGCTTGCTCAAACAATTAGCAGTTGCAGTAAGCTTTCCATAGATATAGATTCAGTGGAGACCAATATCCTTATTTTTGATGTGAAGGAGGGCGATGCTGAATCAGTAATACCGCATTTAGAAGAAAAAGGAGTTCGTATTGTTCCTTTTGGTCCAAAAACGCTTCGGGCTACCTTCCATTTTCAAGTTATGGATGAGGATCTGGAAAAAGTGGAAGTAGCTTTTAAAGAGCTTTTTGATGAATAG
- a CDS encoding aspartate aminotransferase family protein, translating into MDYQQITEKYHLPVYNRFPITLVKGKGSHLWDNEGNKYLDALAGIAVNSLGHCHPNVVKAVQEQVEKLMHISNFYYSEPQAQLLELLAELSGLDRGFICNSGGEAMEACLKSARRYGSAHQKKGPLITISNAFHGRTMATVSMGMDKYSKGYDPLLKGFTEIPMNNIEALEDAFDDQTLGVVIESIQGSGGLHVASQPFMDKVQQLCNSHNALLIVDEVQTGIARTGKMFGFEHYGLQPDIIGLAKAMGGGFPIGAMVCSNEVAKTLNYGDHGSTYGGNPLACAASLAALNTVIDENLAAEATQKGDFLKNLLIELSTGIQEVTDIRGKGLMIGVELSFNGREVVEEMMHLGVLSNCTQGNIIRLVPPLTTSTEDLTTLAEVLIASIKKNISSHKIN; encoded by the coding sequence ATGGACTACCAACAAATTACTGAAAAGTATCACCTTCCCGTTTACAATAGATTTCCTATTACTTTAGTTAAGGGTAAGGGTTCTCACCTTTGGGATAATGAAGGCAATAAGTATCTGGATGCCCTTGCCGGTATCGCAGTTAATAGCTTGGGACATTGCCATCCCAATGTAGTAAAAGCCGTGCAGGAACAGGTTGAGAAGCTGATGCATATTTCCAACTTCTATTACAGCGAACCCCAGGCCCAACTACTTGAACTTCTTGCAGAACTTTCAGGACTTGATAGAGGTTTTATCTGTAACAGTGGTGGGGAAGCTATGGAGGCTTGCCTTAAATCGGCCCGCCGATATGGAAGTGCTCATCAAAAAAAAGGACCCCTCATAACCATAAGTAACGCTTTTCACGGACGAACGATGGCAACAGTATCAATGGGTATGGATAAGTACTCTAAAGGCTATGACCCACTTTTAAAAGGGTTTACCGAGATTCCGATGAACAATATAGAGGCCTTAGAAGATGCCTTTGATGACCAAACACTGGGCGTAGTAATAGAATCCATACAGGGCTCGGGAGGACTCCACGTGGCCTCACAACCATTTATGGATAAAGTACAACAACTTTGCAATAGCCATAATGCTCTGCTCATCGTCGATGAAGTACAAACCGGCATTGCCCGAACAGGAAAAATGTTTGGTTTTGAGCATTACGGCCTTCAACCTGATATCATCGGTTTGGCCAAAGCGATGGGAGGAGGGTTCCCTATCGGGGCAATGGTTTGTAGTAATGAAGTAGCAAAGACCCTGAACTATGGCGACCATGGCAGTACATATGGAGGGAACCCGTTGGCTTGCGCAGCTTCTCTTGCGGCTTTAAATACCGTGATAGATGAAAATCTAGCTGCAGAAGCTACCCAAAAAGGTGATTTTCTCAAGAATTTACTTATTGAGTTGAGTACCGGAATACAGGAAGTAACTGATATTCGCGGCAAGGGCCTGATGATTGGCGTTGAACTCTCTTTTAATGGACGGGAAGTTGTGGAGGAGATGATGCATCTCGGTGTGCTCTCAAACTGCACACAGGGTAATATTATTCGCTTAGTCCCCCCTCTGACTACCAGTACAGAAGATCTGACCACTCTGGCTGAGGTACTTATTGCCTCCATCAAAAAAAATATATCCTCTCATAAAATAAACTAA
- a CDS encoding Tex family protein, which translates to MTESQIFSSIASELDLKSKQVKSVADFLDDGATVPFLARYRQEATGGLDEEQIRSVRDKLEFHRTLDDRKKTILQTIDEQDKLTEELEEKIKACSDLNTLEDLYLPYKPKRRTKGDMAKEKGLEPLAERIWEQEIENGEPMEHATKFVDEEKEVQTAEDAMDGALDIVAEWINESAEVREKLRDIFQEHAVIKTEKNPAVEDRTNFEDYYDFSQKAKYLKPYQILAINRGERENILFVDVELWEDVTLENIDDIVIENNMSIFVPHLQDAVEDAYKRLLFPSLERELRNKLTDKADEHAIETFATNLSNLLMQPPLDHKVVMGIDPAYRSGCKVAVVDETGKYLEGTTTYPTPPQKKVAEAEEVFRRYIDKYNVNLIAIGNGTASRETEQIVANFIQKRKEKHPEEELNYMIVNEAGASVYSASKIAADEFPDLEAAQRGNISIARRVLDPLAELVKIDPKSIGVGLYQHDVNQNQLAQSLDDVVESCVNQVGINLNTASAPLLSHISGLSKRVAKNIVKRREDEGTFTNREEIKNIKGVGDFRFQQAAGFMRIPESKNPLDNTAIHPESYDATEKLCNLFDIDLDKLNEQNEAISKKLKNINKEEVAEQINVGIPTLELIIENLQKPGRDPRESLPKPVLRDDVMKMEDLSEGQTLEGTVRNVVDFGAFVDIGVKQDGLLHISKMANHKVEDPHDVVAVGDILKLTIVSLDLERGRIGLSLVD; encoded by the coding sequence ATGACAGAATCACAGATTTTTAGCAGTATTGCTTCGGAACTAGATCTTAAATCCAAACAAGTTAAATCCGTAGCCGATTTTTTGGATGACGGTGCCACTGTACCCTTTTTAGCCCGATACCGTCAAGAGGCAACAGGTGGACTTGATGAAGAGCAGATCCGTAGCGTACGTGACAAACTGGAATTCCATCGCACACTTGATGACCGAAAAAAGACGATCCTTCAAACTATTGATGAGCAGGATAAGTTAACCGAGGAGCTTGAAGAAAAAATTAAAGCCTGTTCAGATCTCAATACCCTTGAGGATCTATACTTACCCTATAAACCGAAGCGACGCACCAAAGGTGATATGGCTAAAGAGAAAGGCTTGGAGCCGCTTGCTGAACGAATTTGGGAGCAAGAGATTGAAAATGGTGAACCAATGGAGCACGCTACCAAGTTTGTGGATGAAGAAAAAGAGGTACAAACCGCAGAAGATGCCATGGACGGTGCTCTCGATATCGTAGCCGAATGGATTAATGAGTCTGCTGAAGTCCGAGAAAAGCTTCGAGATATCTTTCAAGAGCACGCCGTTATTAAAACCGAGAAAAACCCTGCCGTTGAAGATCGTACCAATTTTGAAGATTATTATGACTTTTCTCAAAAGGCGAAGTATTTAAAACCTTACCAGATTCTGGCTATAAACAGAGGAGAGCGTGAGAATATCCTCTTTGTCGATGTTGAACTTTGGGAAGATGTAACTCTTGAAAACATTGATGATATCGTAATTGAAAATAATATGAGCATCTTTGTCCCTCACCTACAAGATGCAGTAGAAGATGCATACAAACGTCTTTTATTCCCTTCTCTGGAGCGAGAATTACGTAACAAGCTTACAGATAAAGCGGATGAACATGCCATAGAAACTTTTGCAACCAACCTATCAAATCTACTGATGCAACCACCGCTAGATCACAAGGTAGTGATGGGAATAGACCCTGCCTACCGTTCAGGTTGTAAGGTTGCGGTAGTAGACGAAACAGGTAAATACCTCGAGGGTACTACAACCTATCCTACTCCTCCACAAAAGAAGGTAGCCGAAGCAGAGGAAGTATTTCGGAGGTATATCGACAAATATAATGTAAATCTTATTGCCATCGGTAATGGTACCGCAAGCCGGGAAACTGAACAGATCGTGGCCAACTTCATACAAAAGCGAAAGGAGAAACATCCTGAGGAGGAACTCAACTATATGATTGTGAATGAAGCGGGAGCCTCAGTTTATTCTGCTTCTAAGATAGCAGCTGATGAGTTTCCAGATCTGGAAGCAGCACAACGCGGAAATATCTCTATAGCACGCCGTGTACTTGACCCACTGGCCGAGCTGGTAAAAATTGATCCCAAGTCAATTGGTGTCGGATTATACCAGCATGATGTTAACCAGAACCAACTGGCACAATCACTCGATGATGTCGTTGAGAGCTGCGTAAACCAGGTGGGTATCAATCTCAATACGGCAAGTGCTCCATTGCTTTCTCATATCTCCGGACTTAGTAAAAGGGTTGCAAAAAACATCGTAAAGCGTCGTGAAGATGAAGGGACTTTTACAAATCGTGAAGAAATAAAAAATATCAAGGGTGTAGGTGATTTTCGTTTTCAACAGGCTGCCGGATTTATGAGAATTCCGGAATCCAAAAACCCACTAGACAACACCGCAATTCACCCGGAAAGTTACGATGCCACAGAAAAACTTTGTAACCTTTTTGACATCGATCTCGATAAATTAAATGAACAGAATGAAGCTATTTCTAAGAAACTAAAAAACATCAATAAAGAGGAAGTTGCCGAGCAGATCAATGTTGGAATTCCAACCCTTGAATTGATCATTGAAAATCTTCAGAAACCAGGACGTGATCCTCGAGAATCTCTCCCAAAACCAGTACTCCGTGACGACGTTATGAAGATGGAAGATTTGAGTGAAGGACAAACACTTGAAGGCACTGTTAGAAACGTTGTCGACTTTGGGGCTTTTGTTGATATCGGAGTGAAGCAAGACGGCTTATTACACATCTCAAAAATGGCAAATCACAAAGTTGAAGACCCGCACGATGTAGTAGCAGTTGGAGATATCTTAAAGCTTACCATTGTATCACTTGACCTAGAACGAGGACGTATCGGATTGTCACTTGTTGACTAG
- a CDS encoding inositol monophosphatase family protein, which yields MNFDLNSIHQAAIEIAKNGGEHTLNYFNHSFEIERKSDDSPVTVADREAESIMRENIVNKFPDHGIVGEEHGKENEDSAVQWILDPIDGTKSFIHGVPLYTTLIGVVVEEEPVVGVIYAPALNELCDAAKGEGARLNGNECRVRSCENLSEASFMSTDAYTAAKFGYGDAFDEFLHKTRIHRTWGDAYGHMLVATGRADLMFDPILNIWDAAPLLTVMREAGGIFSDTAGNETIQSGNGFSCSRELLPEVLEVFENNK from the coding sequence ATGAATTTTGATCTTAATTCCATTCATCAAGCAGCCATCGAGATTGCTAAAAACGGTGGAGAACATACTCTGAATTATTTTAATCATTCTTTTGAAATAGAGCGTAAATCTGATGATTCTCCAGTGACTGTTGCTGATCGGGAAGCGGAATCAATTATGAGAGAAAATATTGTCAATAAATTTCCTGATCACGGAATTGTTGGGGAGGAGCATGGCAAAGAAAATGAAGACAGTGCTGTACAGTGGATTTTAGATCCTATCGACGGTACAAAATCATTTATCCATGGCGTGCCGCTTTATACTACGTTGATTGGAGTTGTAGTTGAGGAAGAACCGGTTGTGGGGGTAATTTATGCTCCTGCTTTAAATGAGCTTTGTGATGCAGCAAAGGGAGAAGGTGCTCGTCTTAATGGCAATGAGTGTAGGGTACGTAGTTGTGAGAATCTCTCGGAGGCCAGCTTTATGAGTACCGATGCTTATACGGCGGCTAAGTTTGGTTATGGGGATGCCTTTGATGAGTTCCTTCATAAAACGCGTATTCACCGCACCTGGGGTGATGCATATGGGCATATGCTGGTAGCAACTGGTCGGGCCGATCTTATGTTTGATCCCATTTTAAATATTTGGGATGCAGCTCCTCTGTTGACAGTAATGAGAGAGGCTGGTGGGATCTTTTCTGACACGGCTGGAAATGAGACTATTCAATCTGGCAATGGTTTTTCTTGTAGTCGAGAGCTGCTGCCAGAAGTATTGGAGGTTTTTGAAAACAATAAATAA
- a CDS encoding sterol desaturase family protein translates to MHKEIKEEGQGHIFENSFLEPLTKSPPYISALIYSLAVFILLVIGWQMQVVDSFWVGALIYIGAIFFWTFFEYFAHRYLFHIDEYFPNSKIASKLAYTFHGIHHEYPRDKDRIIMPPVPGLMIISILYGVFLFLLGDYAYLFMPGFVTGYLLYTRIHYLTHTPPVPSYLKSQYRHHSLHHYKYPEKAFGISTTLWDRIFGTMPPADA, encoded by the coding sequence ATGCACAAAGAAATAAAAGAAGAAGGCCAAGGTCATATTTTCGAAAATTCATTTTTAGAGCCCTTAACTAAGTCTCCACCTTATATCTCAGCTCTAATTTATTCATTAGCAGTTTTTATACTACTGGTTATCGGATGGCAAATGCAGGTTGTTGACTCTTTTTGGGTTGGTGCCCTCATATATATAGGAGCTATTTTTTTCTGGACCTTTTTTGAGTATTTTGCTCACCGTTACCTATTCCATATCGATGAATATTTTCCCAACTCAAAAATTGCCTCAAAACTAGCTTATACTTTTCATGGCATACATCATGAGTACCCAAGGGATAAAGATCGTATTATCATGCCTCCGGTGCCCGGACTTATGATCATAAGCATTCTATATGGGGTATTCTTGTTTCTCTTGGGCGATTATGCATATCTCTTCATGCCCGGTTTTGTTACAGGCTACTTGTTGTATACCCGTATTCATTATCTTACACATACGCCGCCTGTTCCTTCATATCTCAAATCACAATACAGACATCATTCTCTGCATCATTACAAATACCCTGAAAAAGCATTTGGCATATCGACTACCCTTTGGGACCGCATTTTTGGTACTATGCCGCCTGCTGATGCTTAA